In Actinoplanes octamycinicus, the genomic window GCGATCTGCCTTTGATCATCTTCTTGGGCTTGTCGCTCACCCTTCGACGACGTTAGTCATCAGGGAAGCGGTGGAGCCTCGGCACGTACGCCCGCTTCCCGCCCATATCGTCCGCATGGAGCAGTTCGGCGATGAGGACGGCCGGTACGGCGATCGGTCATCTCTCGCCGCCGCCATCTGCCTCAGCTACGTCAATGCTGGCCGGGATTATAAGGAGTTCGAGGAAGCCGCTGTCGATCCGTCACGTCTCGGTCTCGACCATCTGCGCCGTGAACAGCTCGGTCATGGGCATGTTCGTGACCGTTCAGAGGCCCAGATCCGCATGGCCGCTGCTCGGATGTGGCAGCGCCGCATGGTCTACGCCGCGGAGCATCCGCCAGAGCGCTCCGGCGCCTTCGATGAAGATGTCGAGCGCGAACTCGATGCGCTCTGCGCTGCTATGCGAGCTGTCCCCAGGCGTTGGGGCGGGCTGGGCGGTCCCAGCGATCAAGCCGTCCTCTCGGCGATCCTCGAGACGGCGAGGCGGTGCAACAAGATGGTCATAGGCTGTGCCAACCGTACGCTTGCTGAACGGACCGGGAAGTCTCGGACCGCTGTATGGCGGTCGATCAAGTCGCTGCTGGAGGACGGCTGGCTCGTCATCGATACGCCCAGCGCGGGACCGAACGCTACGACATACCGCCTGGCGATTCCGGACGCCGTACTGTCGGGCTTGGCAGAGGCGCCGAAGGGCCAGCGCTCTGATGGTGACGTACGCGTGTCACTAGACCCGGCGCCCTGCACAGATCACACGCTGCAGACCGGCCTCGCCATCCAGGCGCACGATGCCATGTCGAACAGTAAAGGGCTGGGCCGCCATGCAGCTGTCGTCTTCGCTGCCCTCACCAAAGCAGCCGGAACAGCTGTCGACGTGGTCCGCCGTACCGGCCTCGTTCTCCGCACCGTCAACCGTCATTTGAGGCGGCTCGAGAGCTGGGGTCTGGTACGTCTCGTAGATGGGACCTGGAGTGCTCGCGACATTCGCCAACTGGACCGTGCCGCACGCGAGCATGGCGCGGTAGGTGCCGCAACGGAGCGGGCTACCGCGCATCGCCATGAGCGGGAGGCCTATCACTGGTACCTCGCCGACCACGCCGCGCGCCGGGGATGGACGCCAGAGAAGGGCTTATGGCAACCCGGGCACCATGCCCTGGTCCATGGCGACCGCCGGCCCGTACCCTCTCTCCCCTTTCCTCGGCGTGATGGTCGTGCTGTCTTTCGGGATGCACTTGACCTTGTCGTCGCTGGGCAGGGTCCAACACTGGAAAGTGTCGAAGCTGTGCTCAAGGCCTCATCCGCCGGACAGACGGCCGCGCTGCCGTCACCAGCAGCGCGGCGCGCATCGATTACTACGTCGAGCCGGTCGAAGAGTGCCCGTCGTCTCGCTGCACCAGCCAGCGACTCCTCGTCGGCGGGCTCACTTGAACCACCGGTTGTGCTGATAGGCGAAAGCGTCGGGCCCATCGAGCTCCTGCGTGGTGTTGTTGAGCCGGGCGAGGAAGACCGAGCCCTTGGTTCCAGTCTTGGTGCGGAGTGTGTACACCGGCTCCGAGGCGGGCGCGACGTCTATGCGAGCGACCGTGCGGCTGTCGATGCTGCTGAACCTGACGGTGACGTTAGCCATGGCGCCCTTGCCGAAGTCCAGGATCAGCAGCTGGGTGAGCCACTGCTCCCAGGCGTCGGTGTTCTTCTTGGTGAAGACCGTCAGGTCCTCCTCCAGGCCGAGCACGTTCCCGTCGTCCTCGACGCCGACGAGCAGCGTCCCTCCGTGGCCGTTCATGAAGCCGGCGACCGTCTTGGTCACCGCCCACTCGATCGCACGGTCCTTCTGACCGGTAGAAAGGTTCTTCCGGCCGGTCGACTTGAACTCGACGATCTTGCTCTCGCCCGCCATGATCAGCGCCTGGATGCTACGAGCCAGCGCGGCCCCGCCTTGGTACTCGGCGAACGGGCTACCGTGGTTGTCTCCGCGGTTCACGGGCCGGCCAGTCGCATCCTCAATCTGCCGGATCAGTCGTTCGTAGCGAGCATCGAAGACGGCCCGGAAGTCGTCCTGCCGCAGAGCGACCGGGTCGATGTCGTGACTGGCGATGATCGCGTCCAAGTCCTGGGAGTCCACTGGCAGGTCGGCTTCGACTGCGGCCAGGTACTTGCTCGGAGCGTTCGTGCCGATGTATCCCCAGGTCTGTCCGTCGATGGCGGTCTTGTTGACGATGCAGTTGGCGTAGCCGCTGTCGATGCCGTTCGCCGCGCACCACTTCTGCGGGAAGATGTGGCGGATGTCGATCGAGTCGGCGGCATAGGCCTTGGCGTCGATCGTGTCGCCGGTCCGGAAGTCACGACCGCCGCGTTTCATGGCGAGCGCGTAGAGACCTTTGTAGGCGGCACTGTTCCGGGTCCGAAGGCCCAGGAGCCGTTCGGCCTGGAACTGGGACTCGCGGACCGTCCGCGGTTCTTCACCGTCGTCCTGGATCCAGCTGAGAACGTCTTGCAGGTCGTTGGCGAATCGGGTGTCGGTGGTACCCCCGTACAGCTCTCCGAATACTCCGCACCAGTACCACTGGCGCAACTTCGCTCGGGGTGCAGGCTTGAAGGCGTCTTCGCCCAAGAGCGTGAGGATTGCGGTCAACGGCACCAACTGCGTGCTGTACGGAAGGTCGCGGGCACGGAAGATGCGCTCACCATGCAGAAAGCGCACGACGCGCTGAAGCGTGTCGGTGACGGCGTCGGCCCAGCCCTTGTACCCGCTCAGCGGCAACGACAACATCTCGCGACGCTTGGCGGATACTCCTGGAACGCGGTCACCACGAACCCGCTCCTGCATACGTTCTTCCCAGCGACTTCGGGTCCAGAGCAGGGTCACGATCTGGAGAAAGGTCGTGGCGTCCAGATCGGCGAGTAGCGGCTCATCGGCCCAGGTCGCCTGCCGCCGCTCCCAGTCGTCCCGCAACCTGAAGTCCTCCGCGGCGAACGTCGCCGTGAGCAGCTCGAACACCGTCAGTTCAACACCCCCGGTGTTGACCTTCTCGAAGACCTGGCAGACAGCTTCCTTGGAGGTCTTCTGGTCGAGCGCAATCCGGGGGACGCTGTAGTGCAAGAAGGGCGAGATCAGCGCCTCCTGAAATCGCTTCCAGATCTGGAGTTGCTGGTCCATCGACGGTCCTGCCTGCAGGTAGGCGTACTGCCAGTCGAGGGTGGCGTTCTGATCCAGGACGATGTCAAGGGGGAAGAGGCCGGCCTTGCCGGCTCGTACTTGGGCGTCGGTCGTAGAAGCATCGAGGAGGAGTTCGCCGCGAGAGCTCAGCCGCCGTTTGTCGGCCGGGAGCGACAGAATGGCCTCGTTCCGATCAGCGTCCGGGTCGATGCAAGCGTCGATGTCGGCGAAGTACCAGCGCTCGACCTCCTTCTTCCGGGTGTCCCGAGTCCGGACTGGTGCCCCAGAGCGAAGGGCCAGGTAAAGAGACGTAGTCCGTTGCTGGCCATCGAGCAGTAGGTACTTAGGGTTGGTGGTCGCCGTGGCGCTCGGAGCTCCCTCCAACGGCCGGGGCCGGAACCGAACCTCGGCGTTGCCAGTTTCGAGCGTCATCACGGCGCCGATTGGGAACGAGCGAGAGACCGACGCGAGCAGGCTTACGATGTGGTCGTCGTCCCAGACCCATCCCCGCTGGAAGTCGGGAAGCTGCAGCACACCTTGGCGCGCTTGGTTCAACAGGTCTGCCAGCGGAACATCGCCGCTCTCGAACGTCTTAGCCACTCCAGCCCTCCCGAGGCTCGCTCCCGAGCCACAGTAGACGTCAACTCGTCCGCATGTCCCGCCTCCGGAACTGGATCTTGCGCAAGGGGCCGGTACTCCGACAGCATCTCGAAGCGCGACGACGTTTCGATGATTGGATCGGGGAGCCGTTCATGGCGGACGGCGCTGTGGCGGCCTGATCGGTGGAGTCCGATGATTCATGTCCGGTTCGCCAGCCGGTTCGAGCGTCCGGTCTGGATCATCCAGACGATGGTGGAAGGTGCCGCGACGCTGGATAGTGGTGGGCAACCGAACAGAGGTGGGTGACCTGGTGGCTGGGGAAGTCATGGACGTGCTGGCGCTTGAGTACGCCGAACGACAGTTGATCGTCGTTCAGCGTGACGAGCAGATTCTCGCGCACCGTCGCCGGTCCGACGCCGACTCTGAATCAGGGCAGTCCATCGCCGCGGCCTTTAGCAGAGGCTTGACGAGCAGCGCCATCCTTTCCCCTCTTTTTCTGCTTCCCCGGGTAGCGCTGCGCGGTCTCCCGCGGCCTGGGCTTGGCGGCCGTGGGCCAGTAGTGGCCCTGGCTGTCGCTGGTGTGGCAGTCGCGGCTGGCGCTGCCGCTGGCGTAGCAGCCGATATGAAGCAGTCGTCGTCGGCCGAGCCTTCTGTGCGCGGAATCCTTCCTCTCCGTACAGCCGAGATTGCCAGCCTGCAACTGCCGCTCGGGCATCCGCTGTTCGACACGGTTTACGTCGGGCACCCTGCTCGGCC contains:
- a CDS encoding GmrSD restriction endonuclease domain-containing protein; amino-acid sequence: MAKTFESGDVPLADLLNQARQGVLQLPDFQRGWVWDDDHIVSLLASVSRSFPIGAVMTLETGNAEVRFRPRPLEGAPSATATTNPKYLLLDGQQRTTSLYLALRSGAPVRTRDTRKKEVERWYFADIDACIDPDADRNEAILSLPADKRRLSSRGELLLDASTTDAQVRAGKAGLFPLDIVLDQNATLDWQYAYLQAGPSMDQQLQIWKRFQEALISPFLHYSVPRIALDQKTSKEAVCQVFEKVNTGGVELTVFELLTATFAAEDFRLRDDWERRQATWADEPLLADLDATTFLQIVTLLWTRSRWEERMQERVRGDRVPGVSAKRREMLSLPLSGYKGWADAVTDTLQRVVRFLHGERIFRARDLPYSTQLVPLTAILTLLGEDAFKPAPRAKLRQWYWCGVFGELYGGTTDTRFANDLQDVLSWIQDDGEEPRTVRESQFQAERLLGLRTRNSAAYKGLYALAMKRGGRDFRTGDTIDAKAYAADSIDIRHIFPQKWCAANGIDSGYANCIVNKTAIDGQTWGYIGTNAPSKYLAAVEADLPVDSQDLDAIIASHDIDPVALRQDDFRAVFDARYERLIRQIEDATGRPVNRGDNHGSPFAEYQGGAALARSIQALIMAGESKIVEFKSTGRKNLSTGQKDRAIEWAVTKTVAGFMNGHGGTLLVGVEDDGNVLGLEEDLTVFTKKNTDAWEQWLTQLLILDFGKGAMANVTVRFSSIDSRTVARIDVAPASEPVYTLRTKTGTKGSVFLARLNNTTQELDGPDAFAYQHNRWFK